One window of the Candidatus Phycorickettsia trachydisci genome contains the following:
- a CDS encoding ankyrin repeat domain-containing protein, translated as MFKYNLINIINRYIKMTNSPKNSDSPLHLSIKYNSDIDIIKSLLDKGADINVEDAYEKASLHITVSANYESSLHSLMQEDDGSEINTHTIGDGPSAF; from the coding sequence ATGTTTAAGTATAATCTAATTAATATAATTAATCGGTATATTAAAATGACTAATTCGCCTAAAAATTCGGATTCTCCTTTACATTTATCTATAAAATACAACTCCGATATAGATATAATAAAGTCTCTATTAGATAAAGGTGCTGATATTAATGTTGAAGATGCATATGAAAAGGCTTCTTTGCACATAACGGTTTCGGCGAACTATGAAAGCTCATTACATTCCTTAATGCAAGAAGATGATGGTTCAGAAATAAATACTCATACTATCGGTGATGGTCCTAGTGCTTTTTAA
- the grxD gene encoding Grx4 family monothiol glutaredoxin, whose protein sequence is MNIMTTEATLNKIDQIVKQNPVVLFMKGTKDFPQCGFSAAVVHILDTLNVDFIDINVLEDDAIRQGVKKYSDWATLPQLYIKGEFVGGCDIVKELYASNQLQEQLANI, encoded by the coding sequence ATGAACATTATGACTACAGAAGCTACATTAAACAAGATAGATCAAATAGTAAAACAAAATCCTGTTGTACTTTTTATGAAAGGTACAAAAGATTTTCCTCAGTGCGGTTTCTCCGCTGCTGTTGTGCACATATTAGATACACTTAATGTAGATTTTATCGATATTAACGTACTTGAAGATGATGCAATTAGACAAGGCGTGAAAAAATACTCTGACTGGGCGACTTTGCCCCAACTATATATAAAAGGCGAGTTCGTTGGAGGATGCGATATTGTAAAGGAACTTTACGCTTCAAACCAATTACAAGAACAACTTGCTAACATTTAA
- a CDS encoding SemiSWEET transporter — MNDYMEYLGMLAGFCTTVAFVPQLVKVVKTRAAQDISTSMYLIFIIGLILWIIYGVYRASLPIIIANSCTLLFASAILFVKFLIDKSSS; from the coding sequence ATGAATGATTATATGGAATATTTGGGAATGTTAGCGGGTTTTTGTACGACAGTCGCCTTTGTTCCTCAGCTTGTTAAAGTAGTTAAAACAAGGGCTGCGCAAGATATTTCTACCTCGATGTATTTAATATTTATAATAGGATTAATTCTTTGGATTATTTATGGGGTTTATCGTGCTTCATTGCCAATAATTATAGCTAACTCTTGCACTTTACTGTTTGCTTCTGCAATTTTGTTTGTAAAGTTTCTTATAGATAAGTCCTCAAGTTAG
- a CDS encoding DUF2256 domain-containing protein, whose protein sequence is MPTKVKKAHLPTKTCAICLKPFTWRKKWEKVWHNVKYCSNKCRGKKSTNLLKSL, encoded by the coding sequence ATGCCTACCAAAGTAAAAAAAGCCCATTTACCCACTAAAACTTGCGCTATTTGTCTTAAACCATTTACTTGGAGAAAAAAATGGGAAAAAGTTTGGCATAATGTAAAATATTGCTCGAATAAGTGTCGAGGTAAAAAATCAACTAATCTACTTAAGAGTTTGTGA
- a CDS encoding NAD(P)/FAD-dependent oxidoreductase: MKPSIAIIGAGISGLILAKKLQDKALVTVFEKARGVGGRMSTRYTDPFYFDHGAQCFTARTKEFQQFLEPYIQKGLIHEWLGNVINLEIEQEATTRLWKESHLVASPNMNSLCKELAKEINVITNLEIAPINERIKNKWLLKDKDGNQIGTYDWIISTAPPRQTISLFENYLADNNPIRNVSMHGGFSLMIGFNRPWDQDWIAAKVINNPIKWISINSTKPHRPKNVTCIVAHSSNSWSNKHIDDRIDISQTFLLKEFEKVTSINCEGTDYIETHRWRYAIVHKTQKSNFYLDPKLQLAATSDWCSTSRIEEVWWSSKMLSAEILNIINCM, translated from the coding sequence ATGAAACCTTCTATCGCAATTATTGGGGCAGGAATATCAGGGTTAATTTTAGCCAAAAAACTCCAGGATAAAGCATTAGTAACAGTTTTTGAAAAAGCACGGGGGGTTGGTGGACGCATGAGCACTCGTTACACCGATCCATTTTATTTTGATCACGGCGCACAATGCTTTACAGCTCGCACAAAAGAATTTCAACAATTTTTAGAGCCCTACATACAAAAAGGTCTTATTCATGAGTGGTTAGGAAACGTGATTAACCTAGAAATAGAACAAGAGGCAACAACCCGTTTATGGAAAGAATCTCATCTAGTCGCAAGTCCAAATATGAATAGCTTATGCAAAGAGCTTGCTAAAGAAATAAACGTGATAACTAACCTAGAGATCGCCCCGATTAACGAGAGAATAAAAAATAAATGGCTGTTAAAAGATAAAGATGGTAACCAGATAGGCACTTATGATTGGATTATATCCACCGCCCCACCAAGGCAAACAATAAGCTTGTTTGAAAACTACCTTGCGGATAATAATCCAATACGCAACGTCAGTATGCATGGGGGCTTTTCTTTGATGATAGGGTTTAATCGCCCCTGGGATCAGGACTGGATTGCAGCTAAAGTGATTAACAATCCTATTAAATGGATCTCTATCAATTCTACCAAACCTCATCGTCCTAAAAACGTTACCTGCATCGTAGCCCACTCGTCTAATAGCTGGTCAAATAAACATATAGATGATAGAATTGATATATCTCAAACGTTTCTTTTAAAAGAGTTTGAAAAAGTTACGAGCATTAACTGCGAGGGTACTGATTACATAGAAACTCACCGTTGGAGATATGCTATTGTGCACAAAACTCAAAAATCTAATTTTTACCTTGACCCTAAGCTTCAGTTAGCAGCTACGAGTGATTGGTGCAGTACTTCAAGAATTGAGGAAGTATGGTGGTCAAGTAAGATGTTATCTGCAGAAATACTAAATATTATAAATTGTATGTAA
- a CDS encoding cryptochrome/photolyase family protein, producing the protein MSTLRIILQDQLTETISSLDGIDKNLDCVMMCEAKEEFTNVPHHPIKIAFLISAMRLFAEELRSKGYKVRYVPLDGGCNSLDDEVKNAIEELKPDSIVITEPYDWRVWEKIQNWQSKFSIKVEIRSDKRFLCSIEEFKKWAGNKKSLLMEPFYRMMRKKYNILMDMDGKPTGGLWNYDKENRRPPDDDMRFPPRLIHEANDIVKDVIKLVEKNFQNHFGSLKHFDLATTRNQALREAHFFIDNFLPSFGRYQDAMISGEAYLYHSRLSPYLNAGLLMPLELCKLAQDAYRHGKAPLNAVEGFIRQILGWREYIRGIYWNFMPAYAKMNYFEARNPLPSFYWGKPTKMFCIKEAVSHTEQFAYSHHIQRLMVTGNFALLAGINPREVEEWYLAVYADAYEWVELPNTLGMALFGDGGIMASKPYAASGKYISRMSNFCKKCHYNPNKLIGEDACPFNALYWHFFMLHESKLRNNTRLSFAYLSLKKFDNAKKEAIIEQADKVIALMNKGLL; encoded by the coding sequence ATGAGTACCTTAAGAATTATCTTGCAAGATCAATTGACAGAAACCATTTCTTCTCTAGACGGAATAGATAAGAATCTTGACTGCGTGATGATGTGTGAGGCAAAAGAAGAATTTACTAATGTCCCTCATCATCCCATAAAAATAGCATTTCTTATTTCCGCAATGCGTCTTTTTGCCGAAGAACTGAGGAGTAAAGGATATAAAGTACGTTATGTACCTCTCGATGGTGGTTGCAATAGTTTAGATGATGAAGTCAAAAATGCAATTGAAGAATTAAAGCCAGATTCCATAGTTATTACAGAGCCCTATGACTGGAGAGTTTGGGAAAAAATTCAAAATTGGCAATCAAAATTTTCAATAAAAGTAGAAATTAGGTCCGATAAACGCTTTTTATGCTCAATAGAAGAATTTAAGAAATGGGCTGGTAATAAAAAATCTTTGTTAATGGAGCCTTTTTATCGGATGATGAGGAAAAAGTATAACATTCTTATGGATATGGATGGTAAACCAACAGGAGGGCTTTGGAATTATGATAAAGAAAATCGCCGTCCACCTGATGATGATATGAGGTTCCCTCCAAGATTAATACACGAAGCAAATGATATCGTTAAAGACGTTATAAAGCTTGTAGAAAAAAATTTCCAAAATCATTTTGGTTCCCTCAAGCATTTTGATCTTGCAACTACTAGAAATCAAGCATTACGAGAAGCTCATTTCTTTATCGACAATTTTTTACCTTCGTTTGGTAGATATCAAGATGCTATGATTTCAGGCGAAGCTTATCTCTATCACTCAAGGCTCTCACCTTATCTCAATGCAGGATTACTCATGCCTTTGGAATTATGCAAACTTGCTCAAGATGCCTATAGACATGGCAAAGCTCCTTTAAATGCAGTAGAAGGGTTTATACGTCAGATACTTGGCTGGCGCGAGTATATTAGAGGCATATATTGGAATTTTATGCCAGCTTACGCAAAAATGAACTATTTTGAAGCCAGAAACCCTTTACCTAGCTTTTATTGGGGTAAACCAACTAAAATGTTTTGTATCAAAGAAGCCGTTAGTCATACGGAACAATTTGCATACTCACATCATATTCAAAGATTAATGGTGACAGGTAATTTTGCCTTACTTGCAGGTATAAACCCAAGAGAAGTAGAGGAGTGGTATTTAGCCGTTTACGCAGATGCATATGAATGGGTTGAATTGCCTAATACTCTTGGCATGGCTCTTTTTGGCGATGGAGGAATTATGGCTAGCAAACCATATGCAGCTAGTGGTAAGTACATCAGCCGCATGAGTAATTTTTGCAAAAAGTGCCACTACAATCCTAATAAACTAATAGGAGAAGATGCTTGTCCGTTCAATGCTTTATATTGGCACTTTTTTATGCTCCACGAAAGCAAATTAAGAAATAATACCCGATTATCTTTTGCATACCTAAGTTTAAAGAAATTCGATAACGCAAAAAAGGAAGCCATTATTGAGCAAGCAGATAAAGTAATAGCTCTAATGAACAAAGGTTTACTCTAA
- the xth gene encoding exodeoxyribonuclease III, whose amino-acid sequence MQVVNIATWNVNSINVRLEQVQKWLELNKADLLLLQETKSQDSNFPYDSFSNVLHVGQKAYNGVAIISSGDIREITRDFPDNPVPDEARFLHVRAQTHVGPIEAINVYVPNGGSVDSPNFEKKLKFLGALKNYLTSLNQNSLIIVGGDFNVAPFEMDVYSPDLMKNRLLYSLAERKAMRSILNAGFIDLYRIHNPKGHDFSWWDYRERAFANNAGLRIDFLFANPKLADLLSMAYIDIEPRKQTECSDHTPVVAKFVL is encoded by the coding sequence ATGCAAGTAGTTAATATCGCAACTTGGAATGTAAACTCAATTAACGTGCGCTTAGAGCAAGTGCAAAAGTGGTTGGAGTTAAACAAAGCTGATTTATTACTACTTCAAGAAACAAAATCCCAGGATTCAAATTTTCCTTATGACTCTTTTTCAAATGTTTTGCACGTAGGGCAAAAGGCTTATAACGGTGTTGCAATTATTAGCTCAGGTGATATAAGAGAAATTACAAGAGATTTTCCTGATAATCCAGTTCCAGACGAAGCGCGGTTCTTACATGTTAGGGCTCAAACTCATGTAGGTCCTATAGAAGCTATAAATGTATACGTTCCTAACGGAGGTTCTGTTGATAGTCCCAATTTTGAGAAAAAACTTAAATTCCTAGGAGCGCTCAAAAACTATCTTACTTCCTTAAATCAAAATAGCTTAATAATCGTAGGGGGAGATTTTAATGTAGCGCCTTTTGAAATGGATGTATACTCTCCAGACTTAATGAAAAATCGTTTGCTATATAGTTTGGCAGAAAGAAAAGCTATGCGTAGTATTTTAAATGCAGGCTTTATAGATTTGTATAGGATACACAATCCTAAAGGACATGATTTTAGTTGGTGGGACTACAGAGAAAGAGCTTTTGCTAACAACGCTGGGCTTCGTATAGACTTTTTATTTGCAAATCCTAAGCTGGCCGATTTGTTAAGTATGGCATATATTGACATAGAGCCTAGAAAACAAACAGAGTGTAGCGACCATACTCCGGTCGTTGCTAAGTTTGTTTTGTAG
- a CDS encoding MFS transporter gives MNKASLIIAALSALVQYYDYHLFGFLAAKIAKNFLPVHDSLTVLLKTYLMMYLAVLMKPLGSIFLGRIGDIYGRQVTINIGLMVTACASFILGILPSYESIGFLAPMLLLLLRICVVTFVSSGTDGIRIYIYESVSSKRKNLSSSLVTISAVGGSFLASVSALLATLDFVPDNFWRLSFICGSLAGITIITLRNRFTDSSLDLELKKDENYEHYKQMPLMKIVKENIAFTFLGMILAGGIGATYHFNFIFFGTYNFEVLRNIHSSSMQLYISAGIAMYALASIVGGFLADSVSPRLVATISAGLIGVLSIMQSYFVQDGKLSIPIYLAVSALLPLVNIPCLTLLKSFIPKVIRQRLFSLVHALGSITISASTPVISTWLYSKTQIAWLPILYFVGIISLMALVLNVLFWLRSGNQYDGMSAKKLYSV, from the coding sequence ATGAACAAAGCAAGTTTGATCATAGCTGCTTTGAGCGCATTAGTACAATACTACGATTACCATTTATTTGGCTTTTTAGCGGCAAAAATTGCTAAAAATTTCTTACCCGTTCATGACTCACTAACGGTTTTGCTCAAAACTTATTTAATGATGTATTTAGCTGTTTTGATGAAGCCTTTAGGATCAATATTTTTAGGTCGAATAGGGGATATATACGGTCGTCAGGTTACAATTAATATTGGTCTGATGGTTACAGCTTGTGCATCATTTATTTTAGGTATTTTGCCTTCATATGAAAGTATAGGCTTTTTGGCTCCTATGCTGCTTTTATTGCTTAGAATTTGCGTTGTTACTTTTGTTTCAAGCGGCACTGATGGAATTAGAATTTATATATACGAAAGTGTTAGTTCAAAGAGAAAAAATCTGAGTTCAAGCCTAGTCACTATATCTGCCGTTGGAGGATCGTTTTTAGCGTCTGTTTCTGCACTTCTAGCAACCTTAGACTTTGTGCCGGATAACTTCTGGCGTCTATCTTTTATTTGCGGTAGTCTTGCTGGTATTACTATTATTACTTTACGTAATAGATTTACGGATAGTTCTTTAGATCTAGAACTTAAGAAGGATGAAAATTATGAGCATTATAAGCAAATGCCCTTGATGAAGATAGTAAAAGAAAATATCGCATTCACCTTTTTAGGTATGATATTAGCTGGAGGAATTGGAGCAACGTATCATTTTAATTTTATCTTTTTTGGTACCTATAATTTTGAGGTATTGCGTAATATTCATTCTTCATCCATGCAGTTATATATCTCAGCTGGTATCGCAATGTATGCTTTAGCATCTATTGTAGGGGGATTTTTAGCTGATAGTGTCAGTCCGAGGTTAGTAGCAACTATTTCGGCTGGGCTAATTGGAGTTTTGAGTATAATGCAAAGTTACTTTGTGCAAGATGGTAAGCTTTCAATTCCCATATATCTTGCTGTAAGTGCTTTGTTGCCTCTAGTAAATATTCCATGCTTAACGCTTTTAAAGTCTTTTATTCCAAAGGTGATAAGGCAAAGATTGTTCAGCTTAGTCCATGCTTTGGGCTCAATAACGATTTCGGCTTCAACTCCCGTGATTTCGACATGGCTTTATAGTAAAACCCAAATTGCGTGGTTGCCTATTTTATATTTTGTAGGTATAATCTCCCTGATGGCATTAGTGCTCAATGTCTTGTTTTGGTTGCGCTCTGGCAATCAATATGATGGCATGAGTGCCAAAAAGCTTTATTCCGTATAA
- a CDS encoding S49 family peptidase translates to MKTAIKRNYKMVASSAIKQPQNKLLQCLSSCWPFGLFSKKKQKTVSILRLDGAIGKGSMSKSGLTLDGLNELIEKAFEPQNLKAVCLAISSPGGMPVQAELIAARIIQLSAEKKVPVYSFVEDMAASGGYWLACAGEEIYASESSIIGSIGVIYTGFGLHKVMEKLGLERRIYTQGTKKSILDPFLPEKADDVKLIKKLQNQIYDHFVSYVKGRRKDKLTQSDSILFTGEFWAGKTALDYGLIDGIDNLYNFINKKFGSDIQVQHIKPKAPWYKKYLSINLGESIISELKEHLTYNDKLWF, encoded by the coding sequence ATGAAAACAGCCATAAAGCGCAATTATAAAATGGTAGCATCAAGCGCCATCAAACAGCCACAGAACAAACTATTACAGTGTCTTTCTTCTTGTTGGCCTTTTGGTTTATTTAGTAAAAAAAAGCAAAAAACTGTTAGCATTTTACGGCTTGATGGTGCTATTGGTAAAGGTTCTATGTCTAAGTCTGGCCTAACGTTAGATGGATTAAATGAATTAATCGAAAAAGCTTTTGAGCCCCAAAATTTAAAAGCTGTATGCCTTGCCATCAGCTCACCTGGGGGTATGCCAGTTCAAGCTGAGTTGATTGCAGCAAGAATTATACAGCTTTCTGCGGAAAAGAAGGTTCCTGTATACAGTTTTGTTGAAGATATGGCTGCATCTGGTGGATATTGGCTTGCTTGCGCAGGAGAAGAAATATATGCATCTGAGAGCTCAATTATAGGATCAATAGGCGTTATATATACAGGATTTGGGCTACATAAGGTGATGGAAAAATTAGGCTTAGAGCGCAGAATTTATACTCAAGGCACTAAAAAATCTATTCTGGATCCATTTTTACCAGAAAAAGCTGATGATGTTAAATTAATTAAAAAGTTACAGAATCAAATCTATGATCATTTTGTTTCTTACGTTAAAGGTCGTAGAAAAGACAAGCTTACCCAAAGCGATAGTATACTTTTTACGGGCGAGTTTTGGGCGGGCAAGACAGCTTTAGATTATGGGCTTATTGACGGCATAGATAACTTGTATAACTTTATCAATAAGAAATTTGGATCAGATATCCAAGTGCAACACATAAAACCTAAGGCTCCGTGGTATAAAAAATATCTTTCAATCAATTTAGGTGAGAGTATTATTTCTGAACTAAAAGAGCATTTGACTTATAACGATAAGCTCTGGTTTTAG
- a CDS encoding TlpA disulfide reductase family protein, translated as MRYYLLFLLFFNFSFALEGKIIKHDKVIYWPDETPVFDVDGDKYYLDQIEDKTMLVMFWASWCMHCKQDMKDFDLLKKDFRKLPIEILAISEDYQGIKVVKKFYRDNNIRHLNIFHDYKFKLFHTLGISNLPYTFLIDNNKKIILEIEGQTKWSDEKVREMILDHIPGNHVMPNNTSKLLDRPIKKKK; from the coding sequence ATGAGATATTATTTACTTTTTTTACTTTTTTTTAATTTTTCATTTGCGCTTGAAGGGAAAATAATTAAGCACGATAAAGTGATATATTGGCCGGATGAGACTCCGGTGTTTGATGTTGATGGTGATAAATACTACTTAGATCAAATAGAGGATAAAACTATGCTTGTAATGTTTTGGGCGTCCTGGTGTATGCATTGCAAGCAAGATATGAAAGATTTCGACTTGCTAAAAAAAGATTTTCGTAAGCTTCCAATTGAAATCTTGGCTATTTCAGAAGACTATCAAGGAATTAAAGTAGTAAAGAAATTTTATCGTGATAACAATATTAGACATCTAAATATATTCCATGATTATAAATTTAAACTTTTTCATACTTTAGGTATCTCTAACTTGCCTTATACATTCCTAATAGATAATAATAAGAAAATAATATTAGAAATTGAGGGTCAAACGAAGTGGAGTGATGAAAAAGTTAGAGAGATGATATTAGATCATATTCCAGGTAATCATGTGATGCCAAATAATACCTCAAAATTGTTGGACCGTCCTATAAAAAAGAAAAAATAA
- a CDS encoding L-threonylcarbamoyladenylate synthase, translating to MAKLINDLHLAAKALQQGQVVAFPTETVCGLGASALSFDACNRIYQLKGRPSFNPLIVHVADLNQAKLIGEFSDIAIKLAEKFWPGPLTLVVKLKQTANIASNVTAGLDTIAIRVSAHPITSELLKLANIPIAAPSANLSGYVTSTSPQHVLNDFTDKDLYVLSSDEASQYCGLESTIIDTTGKLTILRSGVILPPDIQEVCGIWPETCCQDNDAPKAPGMLLAHYSPVSKLRLNAAKLKNDEVGLDFNNHFTSNFSLSKSGNLEEAAHNLYALLREADRQVIQKGLKGIAVAKIPYVGIGIAINDRLFKAASKK from the coding sequence ATGGCTAAACTAATAAATGACTTGCATCTTGCGGCAAAAGCTTTGCAGCAGGGGCAAGTTGTTGCCTTTCCAACGGAAACAGTTTGTGGTCTTGGGGCAAGTGCATTATCCTTTGATGCGTGCAATAGAATATATCAGCTTAAAGGGCGTCCTTCTTTTAATCCGCTGATCGTCCATGTTGCAGATTTAAATCAGGCTAAACTAATAGGAGAATTTTCTGACATAGCCATTAAACTAGCTGAAAAATTTTGGCCTGGTCCTTTAACTCTCGTAGTAAAACTGAAACAAACTGCTAATATTGCATCTAATGTCACAGCTGGTTTGGATACTATTGCAATAAGAGTGTCGGCTCATCCAATTACAAGTGAGCTTTTAAAACTAGCTAATATTCCTATTGCAGCACCAAGTGCAAACCTCTCTGGATACGTCACTTCTACTTCGCCTCAGCATGTATTAAATGATTTTACAGATAAAGATTTGTATGTCTTATCCTCAGATGAAGCAAGTCAATATTGTGGACTAGAGTCTACAATCATTGATACAACAGGAAAGCTTACGATCCTGCGTAGCGGTGTTATATTGCCACCAGACATTCAGGAGGTTTGTGGCATCTGGCCAGAAACTTGTTGTCAAGATAATGATGCGCCAAAAGCTCCAGGTATGCTTCTTGCTCACTATAGTCCAGTTTCAAAACTTCGTCTTAATGCGGCAAAACTAAAAAATGATGAAGTGGGGTTAGATTTTAATAATCATTTTACTTCTAATTTTAGTTTGAGCAAATCGGGCAACTTAGAAGAAGCGGCTCATAATTTATATGCACTTTTAAGAGAAGCTGATAGACAAGTTATTCAAAAGGGCTTAAAAGGTATAGCCGTTGCAAAGATTCCATACGTAGGGATAGGAATTGCAATTAACGATCGTTTGTTTAAGGCTGCGTCTAAGAAATAG